A region from the Salvia splendens isolate huo1 chromosome 15, SspV2, whole genome shotgun sequence genome encodes:
- the LOC121767861 gene encoding protein NRT1/ PTR FAMILY 4.6-like isoform X2, with the protein MAMLIGEENQLPNTDMAACLLPPSFWLWRCWRIWRFWRMRATWCCTLRNTCILRRLDRQTPLRILWERRFCWRCLAASCQMPSSPHTKYFLSVHSSNFCQREQGLVLLTVQAQSSSLKPPECEAGSLDSPCRQVHGAKAAMLFLGLYLVALGVGGIKGSLPPHGAEQFDESTPQGRKHRSSFFNYFVFSLSFGALIAVTLVVWIEDNKGWQWGFGISTLTILLSIPIFLAGSKFYRNKIPQGSPLTTICKILIASLVNTGTTNAVTSMAASPSPTTLHDEGNNKVATESPLIFDSPSQSLKFLNRAVENKPACTVLKSTVQELEQVKIVLKVLPIFGCTIMLNACLAQLSTFSVQQAATMDTKIGSLKVPPASLPIFPVVFIMILAPLYDHTIIPFARRLTKSETGITHLQRIGVGLILSVVAMAVAALVEIKRKRVATSSGLLDSTKPLPITFLWIAFQYLFLGSADLFTLAGLLEFFFTEAPPAMRSLATSLSFASLAVGYYLSSVIMSIVNNVTGDSTHKSWLSGTNINRYHLERFYWLLCVLSGLNFLHYLFWATRYKYRSVGSNK; encoded by the exons ATGGCTATGTTGATTGGAGAGGAAAACCAGCTGCCAAACACAGACATGGCGGCATGCTTGCTGCCTCCTTCGTTTTGG TTGTGGAGGTGTTGGAGAATTTGGCGTTTCTGGCGAATGCGAGCAACTTGGTGTTGTACCTTACGCAATACATGCATTTTACGCCGTCTGGATCGGCAAACACCGTTACGAATTTTATGGGAACGGCGTTTCTGCTGGCGCTGCTTGGCGGCTTCTTGTCAGATGCCTTCTTCACCACATACCAAATATTTTCTATCAGTGCACTCATCGAATTTCTG CCAACGTGAACAGGGCCTAGTACTACTCACTGTGCAAGCGCAATCAAGCTCCTTAAAACCACCAGAATGTGAGGCCGGCAGCCTGGATTCGCCTTGCCGGCAAGTTCACGGTGCTAAGGCTGCAATGCTCTTCTTAGGCCTCTACTTGGTGGCGCTAGGCGTTGGTGGCATCAAGGGCTCGTTACCGCCCCACGGGGCAGAGCAGTTCGATGAGAGCACCCCACAGGGAAGGAAGCATAGATCCTCCTTTTTCAATTACTTCGTATTTTCTCTGTCGTTTGGTGCCCTCATCGCGGTCACCCTTGTCGTTTGGATCGAAGATAACAAAGGCTGGCAATGGGGGTTTGGAATCTCCACACTCACAATATTGTTGTCTATTCCAATCTTCCTAGCTGGCTCCAAATTTTACAGGAACAAGATCCCTCAAGGAAGCCCTCTCACAACCATATGCAAG ATACTCATAGCCTCCTTGGTGAACACTGGCACGACCAACGCGGTCACAAGCATGGCCGCGAGCCCTTCTCCAACAACACTCCACGACGAAGGGAACAACAAAGTGGCAACAGAGTCACCACTAATATTCGACTCTCCATCTCAGAGCCTCAAGTTCCTCAACAGAGCTGTTGAGAACAAGCCAGCTTGCACCGTGCTGAAAAGCACGGTGCAGGAACTGGAACAAGTGAAGATTGTACTCAAAGTCCTCCCAATCTTCGGCTGCACGATCATGCTCAACGCCTGCCTGGCTCAACTCTCCACCTTCTCGGTCCAACAAGCCGCCACCATGGACACGAAGATCGGTTCCCTAAAGGTCCCCCCTGCCTCCCTCCCTATATTCCCAGTCGTCTTCATCATGATCCTCGCACCACTCTACGACCACACCATCATCCCATTCGCTCGTAGACTAACCAAGTCCGAGACAGGGATCACCCACCTACAACGAATTGGTGTCGGCCTAATCCTCTCGGTAGTAGCAATGGCCGTGGCCGCGCTAGTGGAGATCAAACGCAAGAGAGTAGCGACCTCCTCAGGGCTGCTCGACTCGACCAAACCCCTACCTATAACGTTCTTATGGATTGCGTTCCAGTACCTATTCCTCGGATCAGCCGACCTCTTCACCCTAGCCGGCCTACTCGAGTTCTTCTTCACAGAGGCGCCTCCCGCCATGAGATCACTAGCGACGTCCCTCTCTTTCGCATCGCTAGCCGTCGGATACTACCTAAGCTCTGTCATCATGTCGATTGTGAACAATGTGACAGGCGATTCAACCCACAAATCTTGGCTCTCAGGCACCAACATCAATCGTTACCACCTTGAGAGATTCTATTGGCTCTTGTGTGTGCTTAGTGGCTTGAATTTCTTGCACTATCTCTTTTGGGCTACTAGGTACAAATACAGATCTGTTGGGTCAAACAAGTAG
- the LOC121767863 gene encoding mitochondrial outer membrane protein porin of 36 kDa-like, which yields MVYVKGPGLYSDIGKKARDLLYRDYQADRKFTLSTLTSNGVAITSSGTQKDDLFLADISTLLKNKNITTDLKVDTSSNVFTTVTVDEPAPGVKAIFSFVSPDQKSGKVELQYLHEYAGISTSLGFTAKPTVNFSGVAGNHQATVGTDISFNTATGNFTKLNGGISLISTDLIASLMVNDKGQSVTASYFHMVSLLTNTTVGAEFTHGFKSHENTLTFGAHHMMDLTTAVKARVNNYGKVNALLQHEWRPRSLITISGEVDTRAIEKSAKIGLAVAIRP from the exons ATGGTTTACGTCAAGGGTCCGGGCCTTTACTCCGACATTGGCAAGAAAGCCAGAG ATCTTCTTTACAGGGATTATCAGGCCGATCGGAAGTTCACTCTCAGTACTTTGACTTCAAATGGGGTG GCCATTACCTCGTCTGGGACGCAGAAGGACGATTTGTTCCTTGCTGATATTAGCACCCTTCTAAAGAATAAGAACATCACAACAGATTTGAAAGTGGATACCAGCTCCAAT GTGTTCACAACTGTTACTGTTGACGAGCCTGCTCCCGGGGTAAAGGCGATCTTTAGCTTTGTTTCTCCAGATCAGAAGTCTGGCAAG GTGGAGCTTCAGTATCTACACGAGTACGCTGGAATCAGCACGAGCCTCGGGTTTACTGCCAAACCGACTGTCAACTTCTCTGGTGTGGCCGGGAATCACCAGGCCACCGTTGGCACTGACATTTCTTTCAACACTGCTACTGGGAATTTCACCAAATTGAATGGTGGGATCAGTCTCATCAGTACCGACTTAATTGCATCCTTGATGGT GAACGACAAGGGCCAGAGTGTCACGGCGTCCTACTTCCACATGGTCAGCCTGCTGACAAACACAACGGTGGGAGCGGAGTTTACCCATGGTTTCAAGAGCCACGAGAACACCCTTACCTTTGGGGCGCATCATATGATGGATCTTACGACTGCAGTGAAGGCTCGAGTGAACAACTACGGCAAGGTGAACGCACTTCTGCAGCACGAGTGGCGCCCAAGATCTCTCATCACCATCTCCGGCGAGGTCGACACCAGAGCTATAGAGAAGAGTGCCAAGATTGGGCTGGCTGTGGCTATAAGACCATGA
- the LOC121767862 gene encoding serine/threonine-protein kinase PBL34-like: protein MGLADDSIKVESLGVENSKGRKKGGDDAVKETGCWIKLRFIGSCISSRSKVDNSLSGISTHESKSTNGTSVDKLVAPVIPSTTTSNAESNSSSSKLEEELKVSSRLRKFTFIDLKLATRNFRPESLLGEGGFGCVFKGWIEENGTAPVKPGTGLTVAVKTLNHDGLQGHKEWLAEVNFLGDLIHPNLVKLIGYCIEDDQRLLVYEFMPRGSLENHLFRRSLPLPWSIRMKIALGAAKGLAFLHEEAERPVIYRDFKTSNILLDAEYNSKLSDFGLAKDAPDEGKTHVSTRVMGTYGYAAPEYVMTGHLTSKSDVYSFGVVLLEVVTGRRSMDKNRPNGEHNLVEWARPHLGDRKRFYRLIDPRLEGHFSIKGAQKAAQLAARCLSRDPKARPLMSEVVDALKPLPNLKDMASSSYYFQTMQADRVSASPNGKNGLRTHGSFSRNGQQQHPRSLSTANGSHASPYHQFAHNSPKPNGKQ from the exons ATGGGATTAGCTGATGATAGCATAAAGGTTGAATCTTTGGGTGTTGAGAACTCAAAGGGAAGGAAGAAGGGAGGTGATGATGCTGTGAAGGAGACTGGTTGTTGGATTAAATTGAGGTTTATTGGCAGCTgtatttcttcaagatctaaaGTTGATAACTCTCTTAGTGGCATCAGCACTCATG AAAGTAAATCTACGAACGGCACAAGTGTAGATAAGCTGGTTGCCCCGGTAATCCCATCCACTACCACTAGCAATGCCGAGAGCAATTCTTCAAGCAGCAAACTCGAAGAAGAACTGAAAGTTTCTTCCCGGCTGCGCAAGTTCACGTTTATTGACCTTAAATTGGCAACTAGGAATTTCAGACCAGAATCTCTCCTTGGCGAGGGGGGCTTTGGTTGCGTATTTAAGGGGTGGATCGAAGAGAATGGCACAGCTCCAGTTAAACCTGGGACAGGATTAACAGTCGCAGTCAAAACCCTGAATCACGACGGACTTCAGGGTCACAAAGAATGGCTG GctgaagtgaactttttaggCGATCTCATTCATCCTAATTTGGTTAAATTAATAGGCTACTGTATTGAAGATGATCAGAGGCTGCTCGTCTACGAGTTCATGCCCAGAGGAAGCTTGGAGAACCACCTATTCAGAA GGTCGCTGCCACTTCCGTGGTCTATCAGGATGAAAATAGCTCTAGGAGCTGCTAAGGGGCTTGCTTTTCTCCACGAGGAGGCAGAAAGACCTGTGATATATCGCGATTTCAAGACATCTAACATCTTGCTAGATGCT GAATACAACTCCAAACTCTCTGATTTTGGACTTGCTAAAGATGCTCCCGACGAAGGAAAAACTCACGTGTCTACACGTGTGATGGGAACTTACGGTTATGCAGCCCCTGAATACGTAATGACAG GGCATCTTACGTCAAAAAGCGACGTATACAGCTTCGGCGTCGTCCTACTTGAAGTGGTCACGGGTCGGAGATCAATGGACAAGAACCGGCCGAACGGGGAGCATAACCTTGTGGAATGGGCTCGTCCGCATCTGGGCGACCGCAAACGATTCTACCGTTTGATAGATCCCCGCCTCGAAGGCCACTTCTCCATCAAAGGCGCCCAAAAGGCCGCCCAGCTCGCGGCCCGTTGCCTCAGCCGTGACCCCAAAGCCCGGCCTCTGATGAGCGAGGTCGTCGACGCCTTGAAGCCTCTCCCGAACCTCAAGGACATGGCGAGCTCGTCTTACTACTTCCAGACGATGCAGGCTGACCGGGTCAGTGCCAGCCCAAACGGAAAGAACGGGCTGAGAACGCACGGGTCGTTCTCAAGAAACGGGCAGCAGCAGCACCCGAGAAGCCTCTCGACAGCGAACGGGTCCCACGCCTCACCATACCACCAGTTTGCTCATAACTCGCCGAAACCAAACGGTAAACAATAg
- the LOC121767859 gene encoding uncharacterized protein LOC121767859 isoform X2 produces MEGLSGRGCFQIDGDIYIPEDDGLIIITEDRECPDNWPDVVDIHSYHTLDRNFVLAGEQVRLLICLSPNKRGSDTFRPSENVVGQRSLRENEKFVGSTNSVLHSQYASTDKQKDKNGEARENPHSQKNASTGESIPENDDQRKHTDQLLQRFKDSHFFARIAESNEPLWSERSAQEACFKLMETCKEKLIGESSDTAQTLKNKNPTTSVLIDRGELHSPTSGGVARGAAKCCSLPNGEIVVILQVKVGVEFMSDPVIEILQLDKYHERKSFFETQQVQPSFNKDPYKELLNWLLPVNNARRSSARPLSPESNSSPCPSMRNSTSKRSVSVSSSSELFSFGHVRSYSMSSLQLNKGLPEAVTKTSARSSSVQEDQYSFRSFNDIGNSGHEKLLSFRGVPLVPERFSIQCGLEGLFTPGRRWRRKFDLIQPLEIHSFCVDCNTNDLLCVNVKNVSPAYVPDVVVFIDSIMVVFDKVSSSGPPLPLPVTCTESGNDYSLPNLALRRGEEHSFILKPVTTVWKDPNVQTYSNLRRRRTSTRAARSCPLPLFNTEWKYSEAPAVQYAVLVSCRCNYTDSKLFFRHPVNWKPHFARDLLISVASDTSRRTVTSHGTHLPVQAVSVQASNMTLDDLTLTIMTPAPTPSKSQLSSFPNQVKVSKDGPQADSISNQLAPLFDVTPSSDLSCTHLCMQTRVPLGCVPSQSTLAVNLELLPMTNGIITLDCLQIGVKEKGCAYKPNHALKIVAASSTPLL; encoded by the exons ATGGAAGGTCTAAGTGGAAGGGGTTGCTTTCAAATTGATGGCGATATTTATATCCCTGAAGATGATGGATTGATAATCATTACAGAAGATA GAGAATGCCCTGACAATTGGCCAGACGTAGTAGATATACATTCCTACCACACTTTAGATCGTAACTTTGTTCTTGCTG GTGAACAGGTCCGATTATTAATATGTTTGTCTCCAAATAAGCGTGGTTCAGACACTTTTAGGCCTTCAGAGAATGTGGTTGGACAAAGGTCCttaagagaaaatgaaaaatttgtaGGAAGTACGAATTCAGTTTTACATTCACAGTATGCAAGCACTGACAAGCAGAAAGATAAAAATGGTGAAGCTAGAGAGAATCCTCATTCACAAAAGAATGCCTCAACTGGTGAATCCATCCCCGAAAATGATGATCAGAGGAAACACACTGATCAGTTGTTACAAAGATTTAAAGATTCTCATTTTTTTGCTCGAATTGCGGAGTCAAATGAACCTCTTTGGTCTGAAAGGAGTGCACAAGAAGCATGTTTCAAGTTAATGGAGActtgtaaagaaaagttgataGGAGAGTCTTCAGATACCGCACAGACTCTGAAGAACAAGAATCCTACTACGAGTGTTCTGATTGACAGAGGAGAATTGCATTCCCCCACATCTGGGGGAGTTGCCCGGGGTGCTGCCAAGTGTTGCTCCCTTCCAAATGGAGAGATAGTG GTGATTTTACAGGTAAAGGTTGGGGTTGAGTTTATGTCGGATCCGGTCATCGAAATACTTCAGCTTGACAAATATCATGAAAGAAAATCATTTTTTGAGACTCAGCAAGTTCAACCTTCTTTTAATAAAGATCCTTATAAAGAATTGCTAAATTGGTTGCTTCCTGTGAATAATGCTCGTCGATCTTCTGCTCGTCCCTTATCTCCTGAGTCGAATTCCAGTCCCTGCCCAAGTATGCGGAACTCAACCTCAAAACGCTCAGTGTCTGTATCTTCTTCCTCAGAGCTTTTTTCTTTTGGTCATGTTAGGAGTTATTCTATGTCCTCACTTCAGCTAAATAAGGGATTACCAGAAGCTGTGACGAAAACCAGTGCTAGATCAAGCTCCGTCCAAGAAGATCAGTATTCATTTAGGAGTTTTAATGATATTGGGAATAGTGGACATGAAAAGCTACTATCTTTCCGTGGTGTGCCATTAGTGCCCGAAAGATTTTCCATTCAGTGTGGTCTGGAAGGGCTTTTTACTCCTGGAAGAAGGTGGAGGAGGAAATTTGACTTGATACAGCCGCTGGAAATTCATTCCTTTTGTGTTGATTGTAACACAAATGATCTTCTTTGTGTTAATGTAAAG AATGTTTCTCCTGCATATGTCCCAGATGTAGTGGTGTTCATAGATTCGATAATGGTGGTTTTTGATAAGGTCTCAAGTAGCGGACCACCATTACCTTTACCGGTTACTTGCACTGAATCTGGGAATGACTACAGTTTACCGAATTTAGCACTAAG GAGAGGTGAAGAGCACTCTTTTATTCTCAAACCAGTAACAACAGTATGGAAGGATCCAAATGTTCAGACCTATAGTAATTTGAGACGGCGTCGCACATCAACTCGAGCTGCTAGATCATGTCCGCTCCCCTTATTCAATACTGAGTGGAAATATAGCGAAGCACCTGCTGTTCAATATGCAGTTCTTGTATCATGTCGATGCAACTATACTG ATTCAAAGCTGTTCTTTCGGCATCCAGTCAACTGGAAGCCTCATTTTGCAAGAGATCTCTTGATCTCTGTTGCATCTGATACGTCGAGACGAACAGTTACATCTCATGGAACTCATCTACCAGTTCAG GCTGTATCTGTTCAAGCATCGAATATGACGCTTGATGATCTGACATTGACAATCATGACTCCAGCACCAACACCATCAAAATCACAATTGAGCTCATTTCCAAATCAGGTTAAGGTCTCAAAAGATGGACCACAAGCAGATTCTATTAGCAACCAACTTGCGCCCTTATTTGATGTGACTCCGAGCAGTGATCTGAGCTGCACGCACTTGTGTATGCAGACTAGAGTTCCACTAGG ATGCGTTCCTTCTCAATCCACCTTGGCCGTCAATCTTGAATTACTCCCTATGACAAATGGAATAATAACTCTTGATTGCCTACAAATCGGTGTTAAGGAGAAAG GCTGTGCGTATAAGCCAAATCACGCGTTGAAGATTGTTGCAGCTTCATCCACTCCTCTGTTATAA
- the LOC121767861 gene encoding protein NRT1/ PTR FAMILY 4.6-like isoform X1 codes for MEVENTWHGYVDWRGKPAAKHRHGGMLAASFVLVVEVLENLAFLANASNLVLYLTQYMHFTPSGSANTVTNFMGTAFLLALLGGFLSDAFFTTYQIFSISALIEFLGLVLLTVQAQSSSLKPPECEAGSLDSPCRQVHGAKAAMLFLGLYLVALGVGGIKGSLPPHGAEQFDESTPQGRKHRSSFFNYFVFSLSFGALIAVTLVVWIEDNKGWQWGFGISTLTILLSIPIFLAGSKFYRNKIPQGSPLTTICKILIASLVNTGTTNAVTSMAASPSPTTLHDEGNNKVATESPLIFDSPSQSLKFLNRAVENKPACTVLKSTVQELEQVKIVLKVLPIFGCTIMLNACLAQLSTFSVQQAATMDTKIGSLKVPPASLPIFPVVFIMILAPLYDHTIIPFARRLTKSETGITHLQRIGVGLILSVVAMAVAALVEIKRKRVATSSGLLDSTKPLPITFLWIAFQYLFLGSADLFTLAGLLEFFFTEAPPAMRSLATSLSFASLAVGYYLSSVIMSIVNNVTGDSTHKSWLSGTNINRYHLERFYWLLCVLSGLNFLHYLFWATRYKYRSVGSNK; via the exons ATG GAGGTGGAGAACACGTGGCATGGCTATGTTGATTGGAGAGGAAAACCAGCTGCCAAACACAGACATGGCGGCATGCTTGCTGCCTCCTTCGTTTTGG TTGTGGAGGTGTTGGAGAATTTGGCGTTTCTGGCGAATGCGAGCAACTTGGTGTTGTACCTTACGCAATACATGCATTTTACGCCGTCTGGATCGGCAAACACCGTTACGAATTTTATGGGAACGGCGTTTCTGCTGGCGCTGCTTGGCGGCTTCTTGTCAGATGCCTTCTTCACCACATACCAAATATTTTCTATCAGTGCACTCATCGAATTTCTG GGCCTAGTACTACTCACTGTGCAAGCGCAATCAAGCTCCTTAAAACCACCAGAATGTGAGGCCGGCAGCCTGGATTCGCCTTGCCGGCAAGTTCACGGTGCTAAGGCTGCAATGCTCTTCTTAGGCCTCTACTTGGTGGCGCTAGGCGTTGGTGGCATCAAGGGCTCGTTACCGCCCCACGGGGCAGAGCAGTTCGATGAGAGCACCCCACAGGGAAGGAAGCATAGATCCTCCTTTTTCAATTACTTCGTATTTTCTCTGTCGTTTGGTGCCCTCATCGCGGTCACCCTTGTCGTTTGGATCGAAGATAACAAAGGCTGGCAATGGGGGTTTGGAATCTCCACACTCACAATATTGTTGTCTATTCCAATCTTCCTAGCTGGCTCCAAATTTTACAGGAACAAGATCCCTCAAGGAAGCCCTCTCACAACCATATGCAAG ATACTCATAGCCTCCTTGGTGAACACTGGCACGACCAACGCGGTCACAAGCATGGCCGCGAGCCCTTCTCCAACAACACTCCACGACGAAGGGAACAACAAAGTGGCAACAGAGTCACCACTAATATTCGACTCTCCATCTCAGAGCCTCAAGTTCCTCAACAGAGCTGTTGAGAACAAGCCAGCTTGCACCGTGCTGAAAAGCACGGTGCAGGAACTGGAACAAGTGAAGATTGTACTCAAAGTCCTCCCAATCTTCGGCTGCACGATCATGCTCAACGCCTGCCTGGCTCAACTCTCCACCTTCTCGGTCCAACAAGCCGCCACCATGGACACGAAGATCGGTTCCCTAAAGGTCCCCCCTGCCTCCCTCCCTATATTCCCAGTCGTCTTCATCATGATCCTCGCACCACTCTACGACCACACCATCATCCCATTCGCTCGTAGACTAACCAAGTCCGAGACAGGGATCACCCACCTACAACGAATTGGTGTCGGCCTAATCCTCTCGGTAGTAGCAATGGCCGTGGCCGCGCTAGTGGAGATCAAACGCAAGAGAGTAGCGACCTCCTCAGGGCTGCTCGACTCGACCAAACCCCTACCTATAACGTTCTTATGGATTGCGTTCCAGTACCTATTCCTCGGATCAGCCGACCTCTTCACCCTAGCCGGCCTACTCGAGTTCTTCTTCACAGAGGCGCCTCCCGCCATGAGATCACTAGCGACGTCCCTCTCTTTCGCATCGCTAGCCGTCGGATACTACCTAAGCTCTGTCATCATGTCGATTGTGAACAATGTGACAGGCGATTCAACCCACAAATCTTGGCTCTCAGGCACCAACATCAATCGTTACCACCTTGAGAGATTCTATTGGCTCTTGTGTGTGCTTAGTGGCTTGAATTTCTTGCACTATCTCTTTTGGGCTACTAGGTACAAATACAGATCTGTTGGGTCAAACAAGTAG
- the LOC121767859 gene encoding uncharacterized protein LOC121767859 isoform X1 yields MEGLSGRGCFQIDGDIYIPEDDGLIIITEDRECPDNWPDVVDIHSYHTLDRNFVLAGEQVRLLICLSPNKRGSDTFRPSENVVGQRSLRENEKFVGSTNSVLHSQYASTDKQKDKNGEARENPHSQKNASTGESIPENDDQRKHTDQLLQRFKDSHFFARIAESNEPLWSERSAQEACFKLMETCKEKLIGESSDTAQTLKNKNPTTSVLIDRGELHSPTSGGVARGAAKCCSLPNGEIVVILQVKVGVEFMSDPVIEILQLDKYHERKSFFETQQVQPSFNKDPYKELLNWLLPVNNARRSSARPLSPESNSSPCPSMRNSTSKRSVSVSSSSELFSFGHVRSYSMSSLQLNKGLPEAVTKTSARSSSVQEDQYSFRSFNDIGNSGHEKLLSFRGVPLVPERFSIQCGLEGLFTPGRRWRRKFDLIQPLEIHSFCVDCNTNDLLCVNVKNVSPAYVPDVVVFIDSIMVVFDKVSSSGPPLPLPVTCTESGNDYSLPNLALRRGEEHSFILKPVTTVWKDPNVQTYSNLRRRRTSTRAARSCPLPLFNTEWKYSEAPAVQYAVLVSCRCNYTDSKLFFRHPVNWKPHFARDLLISVASDTSRRTVTSHGTHLPVQAVSVQASNMTLDDLTLTIMTPAPTPSKSQLSSFPNQVKVSKDGPQADSISNQLAPLFDVTPSSDLSCTHLCMQTRVPLGCVPSQSTLAVNLELLPMTNGIITLDCLQIGVKEKGSDFSIVFSICFMIKLSFVYDRLCV; encoded by the exons ATGGAAGGTCTAAGTGGAAGGGGTTGCTTTCAAATTGATGGCGATATTTATATCCCTGAAGATGATGGATTGATAATCATTACAGAAGATA GAGAATGCCCTGACAATTGGCCAGACGTAGTAGATATACATTCCTACCACACTTTAGATCGTAACTTTGTTCTTGCTG GTGAACAGGTCCGATTATTAATATGTTTGTCTCCAAATAAGCGTGGTTCAGACACTTTTAGGCCTTCAGAGAATGTGGTTGGACAAAGGTCCttaagagaaaatgaaaaatttgtaGGAAGTACGAATTCAGTTTTACATTCACAGTATGCAAGCACTGACAAGCAGAAAGATAAAAATGGTGAAGCTAGAGAGAATCCTCATTCACAAAAGAATGCCTCAACTGGTGAATCCATCCCCGAAAATGATGATCAGAGGAAACACACTGATCAGTTGTTACAAAGATTTAAAGATTCTCATTTTTTTGCTCGAATTGCGGAGTCAAATGAACCTCTTTGGTCTGAAAGGAGTGCACAAGAAGCATGTTTCAAGTTAATGGAGActtgtaaagaaaagttgataGGAGAGTCTTCAGATACCGCACAGACTCTGAAGAACAAGAATCCTACTACGAGTGTTCTGATTGACAGAGGAGAATTGCATTCCCCCACATCTGGGGGAGTTGCCCGGGGTGCTGCCAAGTGTTGCTCCCTTCCAAATGGAGAGATAGTG GTGATTTTACAGGTAAAGGTTGGGGTTGAGTTTATGTCGGATCCGGTCATCGAAATACTTCAGCTTGACAAATATCATGAAAGAAAATCATTTTTTGAGACTCAGCAAGTTCAACCTTCTTTTAATAAAGATCCTTATAAAGAATTGCTAAATTGGTTGCTTCCTGTGAATAATGCTCGTCGATCTTCTGCTCGTCCCTTATCTCCTGAGTCGAATTCCAGTCCCTGCCCAAGTATGCGGAACTCAACCTCAAAACGCTCAGTGTCTGTATCTTCTTCCTCAGAGCTTTTTTCTTTTGGTCATGTTAGGAGTTATTCTATGTCCTCACTTCAGCTAAATAAGGGATTACCAGAAGCTGTGACGAAAACCAGTGCTAGATCAAGCTCCGTCCAAGAAGATCAGTATTCATTTAGGAGTTTTAATGATATTGGGAATAGTGGACATGAAAAGCTACTATCTTTCCGTGGTGTGCCATTAGTGCCCGAAAGATTTTCCATTCAGTGTGGTCTGGAAGGGCTTTTTACTCCTGGAAGAAGGTGGAGGAGGAAATTTGACTTGATACAGCCGCTGGAAATTCATTCCTTTTGTGTTGATTGTAACACAAATGATCTTCTTTGTGTTAATGTAAAG AATGTTTCTCCTGCATATGTCCCAGATGTAGTGGTGTTCATAGATTCGATAATGGTGGTTTTTGATAAGGTCTCAAGTAGCGGACCACCATTACCTTTACCGGTTACTTGCACTGAATCTGGGAATGACTACAGTTTACCGAATTTAGCACTAAG GAGAGGTGAAGAGCACTCTTTTATTCTCAAACCAGTAACAACAGTATGGAAGGATCCAAATGTTCAGACCTATAGTAATTTGAGACGGCGTCGCACATCAACTCGAGCTGCTAGATCATGTCCGCTCCCCTTATTCAATACTGAGTGGAAATATAGCGAAGCACCTGCTGTTCAATATGCAGTTCTTGTATCATGTCGATGCAACTATACTG ATTCAAAGCTGTTCTTTCGGCATCCAGTCAACTGGAAGCCTCATTTTGCAAGAGATCTCTTGATCTCTGTTGCATCTGATACGTCGAGACGAACAGTTACATCTCATGGAACTCATCTACCAGTTCAG GCTGTATCTGTTCAAGCATCGAATATGACGCTTGATGATCTGACATTGACAATCATGACTCCAGCACCAACACCATCAAAATCACAATTGAGCTCATTTCCAAATCAGGTTAAGGTCTCAAAAGATGGACCACAAGCAGATTCTATTAGCAACCAACTTGCGCCCTTATTTGATGTGACTCCGAGCAGTGATCTGAGCTGCACGCACTTGTGTATGCAGACTAGAGTTCCACTAGG ATGCGTTCCTTCTCAATCCACCTTGGCCGTCAATCTTGAATTACTCCCTATGACAAATGGAATAATAACTCTTGATTGCCTACAAATCGGTGTTAAGGAGAAAGGTAGTGACTTCTCAATCGTGTTTTCCATTTGCTTTATGATTAAGCTTTCATTTGTGTACGACAGGCTGTGCGTATAA